One Rosa chinensis cultivar Old Blush chromosome 5, RchiOBHm-V2, whole genome shotgun sequence genomic region harbors:
- the LOC112166185 gene encoding DNA-directed RNA polymerases II and V subunit 8A: MVDRLFEDIFQILQLNPDGKKFDKVTRIEAKSETCEMFMHLDVNTEVYPMKEGEKFSMALTSTLNLDGTPDTGYFTPGNRKTLADEYEYVMQGKLFKISEGSKRDPKAEVNASFAGLLMMLKGESSQFKNFELDQRLFLLIRKL; the protein is encoded by the exons ATGGTTGATCGTCTTTTTGAGGATATCTTTCAAATACTACAGTTAAACCCAGATGGGAAAAAGTTTGATAAGG TTACTCGAATTGAAGCAAAAAGTGAGACATGCGAGATGTTCATGCACCTAGATGTGAATACAGAGGTGTATCCCATGAAGGAAGGTGAGAAGTTCTCAATGGCTCTAACTTCTACACTCAACTTGGATGGAACACCTGACACTGGCTATTTCACTCCG GGAAATCGCAAGACGTTGGCTGATGAATATGAGTACGTCATGCAAGGGAAGCTTTTTAAAATCTCAGAAGGTTCTAAACGGGATCCTAAAGC GGAGGTGAATGCTTCATTTGCTGGGCTGTTGATGATGCTCAAGGGGGAATCCTCTCAATTCAAGAACTTTGAACTGGATCAAAGGCTGTTTCTCCTCATCAGGAAGCTATAG